AGATCTGAATCATTTGACCAGCCGAATTAgggttgtaattatatataattaataataattagggtttaatttttatattatttagttttaagtatttaattataatttgtattattaagtttattaattttattaattatataaaattaatacttttatataaataatataaaaataatatttttataaaaattgtatttttatacctttaattttatttttactttttgtatCTTATTAATCATTTAATTCGTAAATTGTTTATTTATAGTTCGTAATTAGtactaaacttagtattttgctgtagttattttatatttctagatttttaggctttgctgtaaaattccttaagtgattttttttagattaagatttaggcgctttagaattttgcgacgcagtttttagattttagtgcctaattaactTATTACCCTTTTGGATATATAATTCCTTTTAAGCCTTAATACCCTTTAGGTGCaaatttttagatttaatttttagacttttaagtttcgacgtttttctttcttattttaattttttgacgtttttcaacgcgtttctttctcatttttacgctctagtttttaggacatagaatttatttaaaaatttcgacgaacaattattgtaagcgattgaattaatagacacaaattttctggttcatagtaatagttggatttgttagtggcgagttgtggattttccgatttaaaggatcctggctacctgctgcatctattgactatttaaaacgtgggcaaaatcaaaaaagtctatcaATTTGATAACTtacataatttttagttttataactaataggataattagtaaatgcaccacattgtagctaaatttagtaataagcgtattatggaaaatctcgaaaatattttggaaacactttctgacatgcaaaatcaattaaatcaatactctcaaacgagtgttgatgaaaatttgttcggtcaaacttggatcatgaatgacgaaaaaataactggttgtgaaatctgtggagattatcattcaacatgggaatgttattattacgttcctatggaaaattatgcacccatggaacctgaatggaatgattatgaggaatacaattcagattgggattattcccaagaatatatctaaactcaacaaccagaggacgaggaaaattgtgtctaaaatttttttagattatatgaaaatcaaactcgaagaatttgacgctcaaaatgaacagataagagagtttgcaaattggcaagctgaaactctatcagactacacacctgatgatttgaggagtcgtgtgcaagaaaatctcatatcatcgaattttgatgaattcgagagctccgaaatcaccaattatccagatgatactttttattcagttttaccaatttcacaacacatcgccacattagcctctaccgaaaaaatcatcgatccatcaatggatgaagaagaagtaagggtgacaaattggtactcttgggaaaacgataacgtcgaaaattttacccccgagaccaaagtattGGGACCGATAAgaaccgttaaagaagaagaattcgcttcgatcctgaaattcaccattccacaaccttccaacccaatattctcaatagacgagtcatctaccgaagatgaactacgagctataattgatattgacacctcggatttcacccaattgggtaatagaggtaataactttgatcccgagaatgaacagaaggaaatgttaggaattgtccaccctaaagtaatatgtatgtcggtgtataacgatccatttgatcaagaaccagaaaagagacaaatccatttactaaaagctacacttaagaaagaattaagtagtgacgatcgggtgggtataaactttaaacccatggatatattatacaccacccgagatgtaaataactggctcactattttaattcgtggaacttattctaccgacttcacatgtcgccagctaagtgtgggaaagtctaaccccacttaacgttaaattcggggttcggtcaatgcataactcgttaataaaaatgcatgataaaatagggtaaagacgcattttcaaagattagcaaacagttcagaaaagcaaccattttttttaagaaaaacatgtgtgataaaccaacaaaaggaatgaatgatgaggcgcgccatctatcattcgacgagctttgtaattacaaactgggtatttttaatcacttttctacacttatcaccctcgtaaatttataattatagtctgatttcatgcaaatgagggcattgcatgatctcaagtgtggggaagagttataaattctctcggatttacacttggtttatttgccaaattttgtgaaaatttgaaaaaaaattcaactaaatgaattcaaaatcatgtttatacatatttatgaacgataaaactaggttacaataccgaaattatcgttacctcggaaaggacataaattgagaaacaacctaaaatgcttgaattattttaaaatggaaaagaggagaataaaaagacaaagaaagaaataaataaaagccaagtgtggggagaatgtaccaagtttttcaattaaaaactatcacaTGTtttcgtaaagttattgcaggtgcttttgttttggactaaattaactgtaaGTTTTAGGCTTTCAAGATCAAGGCTCCGGAAATAAACGAGATGCTGATTATGAGGTACCTATCAACCTTATTTACTAAAcaacttttatttttttagttacggtgaagatgttgatgatgataaagaAGACCTTTGTCAACTTGCTGCTGTTCAAGGTAAGTTTTTGCTTCAAACTAATGCTTTAGTGTTGTATTTCTACTCTTTTGTTGAAGGTCTGttgagattttttttttctttctaaattttGATCTAATATTGAACATAATGATCATTATAAAGAAGACCATCATCGAGTTGATGCTATTCATTATAAGTTTTACTACTGTAAAAATCCTGATTAATCCCTTTTTAGAAGCAACCCGATTAAATTCTTGCAAAATCCATCATTAAACGGTCAACGCCGGTCACTGGGTCAGCTCACTGCTTAGTGTCAATTATATATGTTTTTCtcacatatatacaatataataatgtaATTATGTGGTATAGGTATAGCATCAATGCATCAGGAGCAACAAGAGCAAAAATGAGTTATTTGTTTCACTTTTTATTCTATTCTATTTTAAAATGATTTAAATTGTTTAAGACATGCTCTTTAaatattacatatgcatatattaaATAAAAGTGAGATTCCGATTCGTCTTCTTCGTTTCTCACACACTTGATTACGTTGTCTTCATCGATAAAGAAAATCACAGGTTagcaaaaaaaaattcattttttttttttttgcttaggCTTCGTCTATTTTTTTATGTAGTTTTGGGTTTTCAATTTGATTTACAGTTATATGATTCTTTCAGGTTCATCTAGCTACTGATTTTGGTAACCCATTAATTTAAAGTTGTTTTAGGTTTTTATCTTTTATTACCACTAATAAAAGTTTTCAATGTTATCTCTCCTGTTTTGTAGGATAATTTAGACTAACGTTTCTTTGTTGATTTATGTTTTGAACAATATCAATTTTAACTTTGCACAAAAACTATCATAATGGAGAGGTATTGAATTGTTTATGTGATGAAGGTAGTTGAATCTTTGAAGATGACGAAACTACCTAAGGTAAATAATTatgttcatatttatatttatttaattagctTGATTTTTTCCTTTTTTATAAAGGCATGGATGTTTAAACGGTTAGATGGTGATGAAAATTAATTAAGGTGGTATTTTAGATGTGGTCATGATACTCATGGAGTTGGTGAAAGGAGATGAGAATATTAGCGGGGATAAAAATGAGGACAAAATTGAAAGATGAAACAAGAGAAGAGTAAAGTAGCCTTTGAACCATATGTAAATAGTAAACTATCATTACTTTTCAGTTTTCACTTTTCTCTTTATTTCATTTGCtaaatatgtaaatgtaaatatgcAATATTACATAATCTTGATGAGAATCCTCTCGGTGTAATACCTTATATTTTTctttatttgtatatatgtatattttgcaATTTTAATCCGTATTTGAATTCAATAAACATCGTAATCGCATACAATTGTCAGCAACGAAGTGTGCACCCCTCAATCTTGTTTATACTAAATGATTAGCATATGAATATCAagattaaaatttaatttaatttaaacgtTCTAAACCAATAATGTGGGACAAAAAGATTGAATATATAGTAATTAGTACGGAGTTTTACTGCTGTGCTGCAACATTGTATTCAATGTTATTCCTGACCAGAAGAATTCACTCAGGTCGCTTTTCGCTTAGTGCGGAGGCAGCGAGGagggggttttaccggccatgcctTCGGATTGGTCTGGGTTTTTTCCAGTGCAGTAATTGGGGGTGGATTATGCAACAACGGGAGATGAACGCATGGATGGTTAAGTCCCCCTAGGTGATCCCAAGCTGATGTTCAAAAAATAGCATGAAGTTTTTTATGATAAATGATAGATCGAATTGAAATTGAAAGGGAACAAAGGAAAGGAGGACCAGATCGAAAGGCATTTTTTAAATGAATCAATCCAACTTTATTCTTCATCACATCAAACAAATAAACGTAAAAAAGTGGCTAAAGTCAACAATTTATCTAGATCAATAGCGTACACTTGTAACACATTTTTTTAACTGATACGACGACGTAAGTTCGATATATTTTAGCAACGAGTGATTCACGTGATTCCTTGAGTACGTGAGTTTGCAAACCAAATTCCGTTACTCCCCAAAAGGGAACTAAGGAAAATACAGTGAAAAACAAATCAAAGTAAATAAAGCAAAacaaaacaagaaaaaaaaaatggagttTTCATCAACAAGTGTCCGTCCCACCGCACATCCAATTCCAATATCCTTTTCTTCCAAGacttaaactctaaaagtcaaaACGTCCACCATATAACTCTACCTtccattatttatttattaagttaatattcggtaaataaataaaactaataaCTTATACATCGATAaatagattttaaaagttaattactACAAACGATTTTAATTACTCTACTATTTTAAATGAACCTTAATTCTACTTTAACTTATCAAAGGTTTTATGCTATATGTTTGACAAAAATAATTGGTAGCTAGTAGCTCATAACTAATAGCTTATAGTTTTTTGTTATTTGCTAGTAGCAAGTAGTTTGCATCTGGTAGCTGATAGTTGTTTTCTTTTGTATGTATTTAGGTGTTTGAAAAAGTTTCTGAAACTGttaaaataaagagtaaaatgataaacgttaccaatacatgttttaaaaatataatattcaaAGTAGATTTCGAGAAATCATTTGATTGTCTTAGTTGGGATTTTTTGTTCGAAATAATGGAAATTATGGGGTTCAGGGATAAATGGAGAAAATGGATAATTACGTGTTTAAAGCCGGCTTCTATCTCGATCCTCGTTAATGGATCCCCGACAAGTAAGTTCAACTTAGAGAGGGAGGTAAGACAAGGAGACCCACTCCCCCCGTTCCTTTTTATTTTGGCGGCGGAGGGCTTAAATGTTTTAACCAAACAAGCCGTGGAAGCTAAGAGATTCTTGGGGGTTGAAGTTGGTGGCGATAAAATCCCTATCTCGCACCTACAATACGCGGATGATACAATTTTCTTTGGATCATGGAGTGAAAGGAATATTCAGAATCTTATGAAACTCCTAAAATGTTTTGAGTTAACGTCGGGTCTTAAGGTGAATTTTCACAAAACTAATCTTATTGGAATTGGGGTTGAAAGGAGTGAAGTGGAACATATGGCTCGGTTATTTAGTTGTAATGTTGGTACAACCTCATTTACTTATCTTGGTCTACCGGTTGGTGGTAACATGAAAAAGGAAGAGAGTTGAAAACCGGTTGTAAACAAGTTTGAAAAGAGACTTTTGGATTAGATTGATTTCATTTGGTGGACGCTTGACTCTTGCTAAATCGGTGTTGAATAGTCTTccgttgtactacttctcgctcttcCGTGCCCCGCCATGTGTGATTAAAAAGCTTGAGAGTGTGAGACGTTCtttcttttggggcgggacgggtattatataaaatatttcttgggttaaatgggacgaAACAATCTTACCTTATTGGGAGGGTGGGTTAAACTTGGGCTCTCTTAAAACTAAAAACATGGCTTTGATTGGCAAATGGTGGTGGAGGATTAAATCCGAAACTACCTCTTTGTGGGTCAAGGTCATTGCAAGTATTTACGGGAAATCGGGTGGACTCATGATTGAAGACAACCTTCCAAATGACTCCTACAAGTCTACTTGGAAGGATATAATAAAAACCGGGACTAACATTGAAGACATCGGTCTTTCTTTTAGAAGTTTTTTTGTGAAGGAAATAGGTGATGAAATGACGAATTCTTTTTGGAACGAACTTTGGATTGGCAATGAGATGTTAAAGCATAAATTCAAAAGATTGGCAAGACTTGAGACAAACTTAGAAGCTCCAGTTGGTGAAAAACTTACATGGGACGGTGAGAAATGTGAAGGTAATTGGTCATGGCTAAGAACACCAAGTGGTAGAGCCGAAGATGAACTACAACAATTGAAGACCATGCTCTTGGACGTGAAACTAAAACCGCAAGCTAGCGATATGTGGAAGTGAAAAGCGGGTGGAATCGAGAAGTAATTCTTTTTGTGAAACCTCGTGTAACAATATGGTACCAAAAAAATTGAGGTATTTGTTTGGAGAGCTAGGAAAAAGCGTCTCCCGGTATTGGTGGAACTTGTCAAAAGAGGCATTGATCTACATTCGGTTCGATGCCCATTATGCGATGATGCAATTGAAACGGTTGACCACTCGCTTATTTTGTGTAAACATGTGTCCGATGTGTGGTGCAAAGTGTGGGGACGCGGTGGTATACCATATGTTAGTGTCGAAGACCTCTTCCTTGATTCGGGGCAAGCAACTTCAAATGTGGGTAAATTTATTTGGCAAGCGTTGGTTTGGTCTACTAGTTATCTTTTATGGAAAAATCGAAACCAAAAAGTTTTTTCAAATAAGTGTTGGAACATAACGACGGCTTTGAACGAGATACAAATTAAAAGTTTCGAGTAGATCGCGAAGAGACGTAAATCAAAGCCGATCGATTGGCATTCTTAGCTCCATAATCCTCGTGTTTTCCTTACTTAGACTTCCTTGTGAAGATGCCAACTTAGCATCATAACATCTAGTGTCGAGTAATTGTATATAATTCGTGAACGGTTGTATGTACGTGtaatcctttataataataataattgttgccTTTTAAAAAAAgagtaaaataataaaattcatgagCTTTTTCTCAAACACTAGTTCAAGTAGTTTTTAGCATTTTCCCACCCTCTAAAATCTTTAAACTACTTTAACCAAACGAAACTTTTTTACTTGATAGAAGTTTTTTGTATActtttagggagtatatttttatttttatttttttgtaaataatatataaatcataattTAGATACTATATCCATAATTAAATAAAACATGGGCTTAAATTACAAATTAGATGATAAATGGAAAATTCTAGGGCTCATGATGGTGGGGTCGGCCGAATGTCCATAGTGGGCCCACACATCTTTTTTTTTGGTGACTTAACTAGTTAGCCCGAACGATTAAACGAACGCGAACCGAGAATAATATCGTTATGCGATTAAATTACGTGAGAAAGATGAAAATCCATgaaataaaatataggaatattttattaaATCACATGACATTGTGATGTCTTAGAAACATATTTCGGGACATGGAAATTACGAAAAGACGACCGTTTGTTTGGAAACCGAGGTGATTTATAAAAAGTCTAAACGTACACGTAAGCACGTAATATTACAAAaaagtatatttatattaaataaataatattggaATATTATTTAATTTGTCGGAACATATTTGATGtaggacccaaatatttattgcacaCAATGTATTTAAGGTGTACATAAAGTGGGTAAAGCGTAGTGTGAATTAAAAGGGGACAGAATGATATGAGCTTCGTGCGCGCTGCGCACAATTGGGGGGCGCGCCGCGCACTGTTCCTGCGACATAATTCTGCTTtatctattttgagttaaatgaagggtagtttgatcttttcacttgggggtcggttttaggccacaaaatggcagattggtggactcattcaagtccacaatcttatcttcattctctcatcttcaacctcaaacccCAGAGTGAgaaaaagagtttagagagagggagcttcatttggagaagaagaagcttgaatcgatcgaagtcgcaagtgttaaagttgttcatctcgttcacggctacattgtagtagtattggtaagttctaactccgagttttcatagtatgattagtgttcatatttagggttttgaaatgagtgttcttgagtaaacccactagttgataattgggtgattgagctagtaaatggtgttaatgaccattgttggttggtttgggttggttagtgaaattgattagttgatcatCATGTTCGAGTGttaaaatcactagttaacttaggttataagtgattagaggtgtaaacttgcaaatgggtgttttgacttgggattaggtcaaaatgggttttgtgtcatAATGATgtaagtaagtgttttgatgatgaaacattGTGTAAAATATGGTGTtcgaacataatcactagttgattgtgattatgggtgttttgggcaagatttgacttagtcaaatggaGGTATGTGCAAACGGGTCGAAATTTGCACTTATGgagttttgggcataagctagagtgtttagcttacttgtttgtgaattatctaggtgattcacgtttggacgattaggagctcaagcgggagttgcctttcttgtaatcgaggtgagtggaatatttatacatgtatgtatgtagtttatttactcgtacgcgatgtgggtcttcggtgccacatcgtgagtattggtgtCATGTCACGGGCCAGTGACTTATTGTTAGTATAGGTGaggagaactacgggtcggtagtatctcgATAGGTGttgcacaagtcggtgacaccttacggTGATTCACGAGctagtgacacctcatggtggctcacaagtcggtgacaccttttgTACAGGCgagtttcacaagtcggtgacactctatagtgcttcacaagtcggtggcacTTAGTGATGCTTCACAAGTCAGTGATGCCAGATGGCGTTCACGAGTCGGTGACCCATACACATTAGTGGGTGGTTCGCAAGTCGGTGACatcctttggtgattcacaagtcggtgacaccttatgatgattcacaagtcggtgacatcatacgagtgagactcgaatTTATTGGTCGTCTactagtcggtagtgccatagcggggaatggTTTGGTATGGTTACGCATTgttatgatttagtatattattttggcagtttatatactaatgttgttgctagttgtatgtttggtgatgctagctcgtttatacGTTTGTTTGCTTGGTATTTGTAAGTGGATGCGCttaggtaaactatatatgtatatgtataagtattgcattcactaagcattagcttaccctctcgttgtttacatttttaggtacggaagcggatttggcaagggtatgctcgggatttagatgatttccccttttgatgcttgcatggattacttttggattcgacctaggatttggtagtttatccccaaacattatGCTCATAGTTTTGTTTGGAAACTAAACTcgtatggtcgaaactcatattttgtatgtaTTTCGTAAAACGGCCAACGTGAGCCCGATGTCgtgaaacttgttttattattgaatcgtgttagttttacttattttaatgtgttgtgaaaagcgtttcgtctaaaagtgtcgggaagtgggtaatttttaaacgaaaattggaaaatttggacagcgggctgacAGGCCTTGTGCACACCGCGCACATAAAGGGCTGCGAGCCGCACACCCTAActgtaaaaaaagaaaaaaaattgctgcgtattgggttgggtcgttacaagtggtatcagagcatggtctaagggatttaggtgacttgagataggcgcttaGACTTAGACTTTTCTGTGTGctaatatgcgggacttgtaggattacgggtcggttcgggttttagttagtgTCTTAGAGAATAGGTGCTTTAGCTACGGgttgattatgttgttactaatcatgttgtttgtattgaacatctagcgagatggttgttgtatttacGAGTTCggcatggcatgtgagcgtaataatgcttcgcggccgttattacggttgcaagccaagtcaagcaaatgatgtacaacaagtattgaactagatgagGTGTACGAACGGTGAcatatttatatgattgtgaatataGATCTTGGCGGTGTATGTAAATTATTCGTGTTGcattctgtaacgacccgtcaatatcgctattgacgcgatacgttattcattgatttcatagtgaggttttgacctctatatgatacgttttgtaaacattgcattcttttgaaaaggcacaccataaatgaatatataaatccaaggttttcgacatctaatgatttctacgtatagataatcaccgtaaacaatattttacaatactacatccgttgacaatacagtcaaaataagttacatggtgatgattttgtgaatgtaaagttttctcgaataaattatgtatgactccatgcacatagcttgtataacgtataagcaaacagcggaagacttctaggaacctgagaataaacatgcttaaaagtg
The window above is part of the Rutidosis leptorrhynchoides isolate AG116_Rl617_1_P2 chromosome 1, CSIRO_AGI_Rlap_v1, whole genome shotgun sequence genome. Proteins encoded here:
- the LOC139886002 gene encoding uncharacterized mitochondrial protein AtMg01250-like, with the translated sequence MEIMGFRDKWRKWIITCLKPASISILVNGSPTSKFNLEREVRQGDPLPPFLFILAAEGLNVLTKQAVEAKRFLGVEVGGDKIPISHLQYADDTIFFGSWSERNIQNLMKLLKCFELTSGLKVNFHKTNLIGIGVERSEVEHMARLFSCNVGTTSFTYLGLPVGGNMKKEES
- the LOC139886009 gene encoding uncharacterized protein, whose protein sequence is MALIGKWWWRIKSETTSLWVKVIASIYGKSGGLMIEDNLPNDSYKSTWKDIIKTGTNIEDIGLSFRSFFVKEIGDEMTNSFWNELWIGNEMLKHKFKRLARLETNLEAPVGEKLTWDGEKCEGNWSWLRTPSGRAEDELQQLKTMLLDVKLKPQASDMWKKKRLPVLVELVKRGIDLHSVRCPLCDDAIETVDHSLILCKHVSDVWCKVWGRGGIPYVSVEDLFLDSGQATSNVGKFIWQALVWSTSYLLWKNRNQKVFSNKCWNITTALNEIQIKSFE